A genomic window from Brevibacillus agri includes:
- the lpdA gene encoding dihydrolipoyl dehydrogenase, with amino-acid sequence MYDIAIIGGGPAGYVAAITAARAGKQVVLIEQKELGGTCLNEGCMPTKALLECADTYQHVLHAGRFGIESPVDQTRVQWEKVHAYKQGIVQKLTGGVQYLMKRNQVQVMRGRATFQNERSLRVETADGTSSVEAEKFIVATGAEPIALPFAPFDGEWILNSSHCLSLEKAPPVLLIVGGGVIGCEFASVYSRMGSQVVMVELAEQLLPGEDADIAAFLERSLKQEGVQLHLGSSVEALDRTGRLARIRTPEGVKELKADAVLVAIGRKPRLDGLSLDRAGVKATARGIEVNERLQTSQPHIYAAGDARGTIQLAHVAFHEGETAARNACGEEAMLNLRAVPRCIYTSPEVASVGLTERQAREQYAGLLVGEFSFSANGKAMILQEAAGKVKVLVEPAYHEIVGVTLVGPLATELIGQAALLLHAEMTADAMENFIAPHPTLSEALNEAVRGALGHAIHG; translated from the coding sequence ATGTACGATATCGCGATTATCGGCGGAGGACCAGCGGGCTACGTGGCGGCAATTACGGCGGCGCGTGCCGGAAAGCAGGTTGTGCTGATCGAACAAAAGGAGCTGGGCGGCACCTGCCTGAACGAAGGTTGCATGCCGACCAAAGCGCTGCTGGAGTGCGCGGACACGTATCAGCACGTCTTGCATGCAGGACGCTTCGGCATCGAAAGCCCTGTGGACCAGACGCGAGTCCAATGGGAGAAAGTGCACGCCTACAAGCAGGGCATCGTTCAAAAGTTGACTGGCGGCGTGCAGTACTTGATGAAGCGCAATCAGGTGCAGGTCATGCGAGGACGCGCGACGTTTCAAAACGAGCGCTCTTTGCGGGTAGAAACGGCAGACGGCACGAGCAGCGTAGAGGCAGAGAAATTTATTGTAGCGACCGGGGCGGAGCCAATCGCCCTTCCTTTTGCTCCATTCGACGGGGAGTGGATTTTGAACAGCAGTCACTGCCTGTCATTGGAAAAGGCTCCGCCCGTGCTGCTCATCGTGGGCGGGGGAGTGATCGGCTGCGAATTTGCTTCCGTTTACAGCAGAATGGGCAGCCAGGTCGTCATGGTGGAGCTGGCGGAGCAACTATTGCCGGGAGAAGACGCTGACATCGCGGCATTTCTGGAGCGCAGCTTGAAGCAGGAGGGCGTGCAGTTGCATCTGGGGAGCAGCGTGGAAGCACTGGATCGCACGGGCAGGCTGGCGCGCATCCGTACTCCGGAGGGGGTAAAGGAACTCAAGGCAGATGCCGTCCTGGTAGCGATCGGAAGAAAGCCGCGTCTGGACGGACTTTCGCTCGATCGAGCCGGGGTAAAAGCGACAGCGCGCGGGATCGAGGTAAACGAGCGCTTGCAGACGAGCCAGCCGCATATTTATGCCGCAGGTGATGCGCGCGGAACGATTCAGCTTGCCCACGTAGCTTTTCACGAAGGCGAGACTGCTGCTCGCAACGCATGCGGCGAGGAAGCCATGCTCAACCTGCGCGCTGTGCCTCGTTGCATTTATACATCGCCGGAGGTGGCTTCCGTCGGATTGACGGAGCGTCAGGCCAGAGAGCAATACGCAGGGCTGCTCGTCGGCGAGTTTTCTTTTTCGGCCAACGGCAAGGCGATGATTTTGCAGGAAGCCGCAGGCAAAGTAAAAGTGCTGGTGGAGCCGGCGTACCACGAGATCGTCGGCGTGACGTTGGTGGGGCCGCTGGCAACAGAGCTGATCGGGCAGGCGGCGCTTCTTTTGCATGCCGAAATGACGGCAGATGCCATGGAGAACTTTATCGCTCCGCATCCTACGCTTTCAGAGGCGCTGAACGAGGCCGTCCGCGGGGCATTGGGACATGCGATTCACGGATAG
- a CDS encoding sensor histidine kinase, with translation MRDKPFGLQIWVIMTAFLTFITGIITVVLVTYVSVDVLINLVRLLVILSIINICIAKFISNKITEPLRYLEKKVRKIANKEWEEPIDLNRGDEFGKLASSINMMQESLKKMEMEEEIFLQSVSHDLKTPIMVIHSYSQALLDRIYLNDSFDETVAVIIKEAKHLEKKVEKLLYLNSLDYILERKSECKPTNVQAIVHNLIERFLLVQNNIVIHNQLKTVFVWGNEEELTVALENILENNMRFAKSSIWISVNRVLVQEKELVEIILENDGPPIEAEQLDQLFNHFYKGMNGKFGLGLFITKKIIQFHNGEVHAENRGKRVRFTILLPSTTN, from the coding sequence ATGAGAGACAAACCGTTTGGACTCCAAATATGGGTAATCATGACCGCTTTTCTCACTTTTATTACGGGGATCATCACGGTTGTACTCGTCACATATGTCTCGGTCGATGTCCTAATCAATCTCGTTCGGCTTCTCGTCATACTCTCTATCATCAACATCTGCATAGCCAAGTTTATCTCGAATAAAATTACCGAGCCATTGCGCTACTTGGAAAAGAAGGTTCGCAAAATTGCAAACAAGGAGTGGGAAGAACCGATTGATCTAAATCGCGGAGACGAATTCGGCAAACTGGCTTCCTCTATTAACATGATGCAAGAATCGCTCAAGAAAATGGAGATGGAGGAAGAAATTTTTTTACAAAGCGTTTCCCATGATTTGAAAACACCTATCATGGTCATCCACAGCTATTCCCAGGCGCTTTTGGATCGAATCTATTTGAACGACTCTTTTGACGAGACGGTTGCTGTCATTATTAAAGAAGCGAAGCATCTCGAAAAAAAGGTAGAAAAACTGCTGTACCTCAACAGTCTCGACTATATATTAGAAAGAAAAAGTGAATGTAAGCCCACGAACGTCCAAGCAATTGTTCACAATCTCATCGAGAGATTTTTACTGGTGCAAAACAATATCGTCATTCACAACCAGTTGAAAACTGTGTTTGTCTGGGGAAACGAGGAAGAGCTTACGGTAGCACTGGAGAACATTTTGGAAAACAATATGCGCTTTGCCAAATCTTCTATCTGGATATCGGTGAACCGCGTTCTCGTCCAAGAAAAAGAACTCGTGGAAATCATCCTGGAAAACGACGGTCCCCCGATCGAAGCTGAACAGCTAGATCAGTTGTTCAACCATTTTTACAAAGGGATGAACGGAAAATTCGGACTTGGGTTATTCATCACGAAAAAAATCATCCAATTCCATAATGGAGAAGTACACGCAGAAAACAGGGGAAAACGCGTGAGGTTTACCATCTTGCTGCCAAGCACGACCAACTGA
- a CDS encoding response regulator transcription factor — protein MAYTVFLVEDNQDLNSILQKYLENAGYTVEAFLDGFCAQQKIRETPDLWILDIMLPDTTGYTLFKEIKAIHPDIPVIFISAKNQEIDRVVGLELGCDDYISKPFLPRELILKTQKLLERKNGTKPHRHAINKINDYTIHRENHTIHHEGVSISLTSKEFELLLFFIDHPNRVFSREQILERLWDKNYYGSDRVVDDTVRRIRKKMPKLSIETVYGYGYRYRLVNG, from the coding sequence ATGGCGTACACCGTCTTTTTAGTTGAAGATAATCAGGATTTAAACTCCATCTTGCAGAAGTATCTGGAAAACGCAGGCTATACCGTGGAAGCATTTCTGGACGGCTTCTGTGCCCAGCAAAAAATCCGGGAGACACCTGACCTCTGGATCTTGGACATTATGCTGCCCGATACGACCGGATACACCTTATTCAAAGAGATCAAAGCAATCCACCCGGATATTCCTGTGATCTTTATCTCTGCCAAAAACCAGGAAATCGACCGGGTTGTCGGTCTGGAACTAGGCTGCGACGACTACATCTCCAAACCATTTTTACCGCGAGAACTGATCTTGAAAACGCAAAAGCTGCTGGAACGCAAAAACGGCACAAAGCCTCATCGGCACGCTATAAACAAAATAAACGACTATACCATTCACCGCGAAAACCACACCATTCATCACGAAGGTGTTTCCATATCCCTGACCAGCAAGGAGTTTGAGCTATTGCTGTTTTTCATTGACCATCCAAATCGTGTGTTCTCTCGGGAACAAATTTTGGAACGATTGTGGGACAAAAACTATTATGGCTCTGATCGTGTAGTCGACGATACTGTGCGGCGCATACGAAAAAAAATGCCAAAGCTGTCCATAGAAACTGTCTATGGCTACGGTTACAGGTATAGGCTGGTGAATGGATGA
- a CDS encoding amino acid ABC transporter ATP-binding protein: MIQVNQLAKSFGNLHVLKNINAHIKRKEVVCVIGPSGSGKSTFLRCMNLLEEPTAGEIIIDGINIMDKQTNINALRQKAGMVFQQFNLFPHKTSLENITLGLIKIKKYSTASAVEKGKALLAKVGLLEKADVYPRNLSGGQQQRVAIARALAMEPEIMLFDEPTSALDPEMVGEVLQVMKDLAQEGMTMVIVTHEMGFAKEVADRILFMDQGIVVEEGTPEQMFFHTQQERTREFLNKVL; encoded by the coding sequence ATGATTCAAGTGAATCAGTTGGCAAAATCATTCGGGAATCTCCATGTACTCAAGAACATCAACGCCCATATCAAACGCAAAGAGGTCGTATGTGTCATCGGCCCCTCGGGCTCCGGCAAGTCTACTTTTCTCCGATGCATGAATCTTCTTGAAGAACCTACAGCCGGTGAGATCATCATCGACGGGATCAACATTATGGATAAGCAAACAAATATTAACGCCCTTCGGCAAAAAGCCGGAATGGTATTTCAGCAATTTAATCTCTTCCCACACAAAACATCATTGGAAAACATTACGCTGGGCCTGATTAAGATCAAAAAATACAGTACAGCATCTGCCGTTGAAAAAGGAAAAGCCCTGCTTGCGAAAGTAGGTCTTCTAGAAAAAGCAGATGTCTACCCGCGAAATCTGTCTGGCGGTCAGCAGCAAAGGGTGGCGATTGCAAGAGCTTTGGCTATGGAGCCGGAAATCATGCTGTTTGATGAGCCTACATCAGCACTCGATCCCGAAATGGTCGGGGAGGTTTTGCAAGTGATGAAAGACTTGGCCCAGGAAGGAATGACGATGGTGATCGTCACACACGAAATGGGTTTTGCCAAAGAGGTAGCTGATCGAATCCTGTTTATGGATCAAGGAATTGTTGTAGAAGAAGGCACGCCTGAACAGATGTTTTTCCACACCCAACAAGAAAGAACACGGGAGTTCCTGAACAAGGTACTGTAG
- a CDS encoding amino acid ABC transporter permease, whose protein sequence is MDTLNLIADASPLLLKGLENTIKVAFLSLLFATVLGLFFGLLRVSKRKSLQMIAKVYVSIIRGTPLYVQVIFFYFGVFPLLFGRATDAVSAGIFVLSLNAGAYLVEIFRAGIESIDKGQMEAGRAIGFTHGQTMAYIIMPQAIKRMIPAIVNQFIISIKDTSLLATIGIAELTFTAQTIYAVNFKAFEFLGTVAVIYWVLIYVLTWFSHWLERRLAAR, encoded by the coding sequence ATGGACACATTAAACCTGATTGCAGACGCATCTCCCCTTTTGCTGAAAGGGCTTGAGAATACGATAAAAGTAGCTTTTCTTTCTTTGCTTTTTGCCACTGTTCTCGGACTTTTCTTCGGCCTCTTGCGTGTATCGAAGCGAAAGTCGCTACAAATGATTGCGAAAGTCTATGTAAGCATCATTCGGGGTACCCCGCTGTATGTACAAGTTATTTTCTTTTACTTCGGCGTGTTTCCACTACTGTTTGGACGAGCTACCGATGCGGTGTCTGCCGGCATCTTCGTTCTCAGTCTTAATGCAGGGGCGTATTTGGTAGAAATATTTCGCGCCGGCATAGAATCCATCGACAAAGGCCAAATGGAGGCAGGCCGAGCCATCGGCTTTACCCATGGCCAAACAATGGCATACATTATCATGCCGCAAGCAATCAAGCGAATGATCCCCGCAATCGTCAACCAGTTCATTATCAGCATTAAAGATACGTCACTGCTTGCCACCATCGGAATTGCGGAGCTTACATTCACGGCTCAGACAATTTATGCGGTAAACTTCAAAGCTTTCGAGTTTTTAGGTACAGTTGCCGTCATTTACTGGGTTCTGATCTATGTGCTCACATGGTTCTCCCATTGGCTGGAAAGGAGGTTGGCGGCACGATGA
- a CDS encoding transporter substrate-binding domain-containing protein, with translation MLRRKHWISFVVSCLTAIGLVGCGAQETGGSANNTLIFAVAPDGGAFSSRDSSGKLTGFDIELVESLAAKENLKVEWKEMKFNGIIPALQAKQVDGAAASITIRDDRKAVTNFTDPYFDSGLVMVVKKDSPINSVDDLKDKTIVAKQGTSGLEKANELAKEKGAKVKILEDEATLYMDVEAGGSDVLINDFPFVANKIKSGTATNLKIVGDKLTGEEYGIAIAKGKEDILEKFNKHLKEMKENGEYQKLYDKYFGSN, from the coding sequence ATGCTTCGTCGTAAACATTGGATTTCTTTCGTAGTAAGCTGTTTGACAGCCATTGGATTGGTAGGGTGCGGAGCCCAAGAGACCGGGGGCAGCGCAAACAATACTCTCATTTTTGCCGTCGCTCCAGATGGAGGCGCTTTCAGTTCCCGAGACAGCTCCGGCAAACTGACCGGATTTGATATTGAACTCGTTGAGTCACTCGCTGCGAAAGAAAACCTCAAAGTAGAGTGGAAAGAGATGAAATTCAACGGAATTATCCCTGCCTTGCAAGCGAAACAGGTTGATGGCGCTGCAGCTTCAATCACCATTCGTGACGATCGTAAGGCAGTGACGAATTTTACCGACCCCTATTTTGATTCCGGCCTTGTGATGGTAGTGAAAAAAGATAGCCCGATCAACTCCGTCGATGACTTGAAGGACAAGACAATCGTCGCCAAACAAGGAACATCCGGACTTGAAAAAGCAAACGAGCTCGCCAAAGAAAAAGGCGCCAAAGTAAAGATTTTGGAAGATGAAGCCACACTCTATATGGACGTGGAAGCGGGAGGCTCCGATGTGCTGATTAACGACTTCCCTTTTGTCGCCAATAAAATCAAATCCGGAACAGCTACCAACTTGAAAATCGTTGGAGACAAATTGACAGGTGAAGAATACGGGATCGCCATTGCAAAAGGAAAAGAAGACATTCTGGAAAAATTCAACAAACACCTGAAAGAAATGAAAGAAAACGGCGAGTATCAAAAATTATACGATAAATACTTCGGTTCAAACTAA
- a CDS encoding alanine/glycine:cation symporter family protein — protein MKGLVVLIEKMANSIVNILWDIPMPFAILFAGFFFTVDNRFFQLRQLLHIFRHIWGSTRQKTEKTSQRGGLPSYIAGNIALGCLVGVGCIGGVATAISIGGPGAVFWMWVASAAGMIIKMVEVTLSVYYRTRDEDGQFIGGATVYIEKGIGEEMNVKNWMFLVVLFVIGMIAPIFLSIQNYVASVAISTTFHMNILGVSFLFALLVYFIIVRGIPYLARIFLFIVPFMIVAYLALGFLIILMNVEKVIPTLELIIRHAFYGSAAIGGFTGATLAQVITIGVSQAVYTSEFGWGTTPIVHSTANVDHPVKQGLWGGFEVFFTSIVICGITAFVVILSDDWVSGRTGIELALHSFEQTLGLAGKYMVTVIIFLFALTSASGWYVSREIMVKHLLNKKKVAKKHVLKYLKIFCAFPEFLFVVYVVTFHFPDKDVWLMTGIMTAVPTFINIFFLLVLSHQFKKLLQDYKARYLNIGQIDEDVRLFYEDKGMASATKTIE, from the coding sequence GTGAAAGGTTTGGTCGTCTTGATAGAGAAAATGGCAAACTCCATCGTCAACATCCTTTGGGATATCCCCATGCCTTTTGCTATTCTTTTCGCGGGCTTCTTTTTTACGGTGGATAATCGGTTTTTTCAGCTTCGTCAGCTTTTGCATATATTTCGCCACATTTGGGGCTCCACTCGCCAAAAAACGGAAAAAACAAGCCAACGAGGAGGACTGCCTTCTTACATCGCCGGAAATATTGCCCTTGGCTGTCTGGTAGGGGTTGGATGTATAGGCGGGGTGGCTACAGCCATCTCCATCGGCGGTCCGGGAGCGGTATTTTGGATGTGGGTTGCCTCCGCAGCCGGGATGATTATCAAAATGGTAGAAGTAACTTTATCCGTCTATTACAGAACGAGAGACGAGGATGGGCAATTCATCGGGGGGGCGACTGTTTACATCGAAAAAGGTATCGGTGAAGAAATGAATGTAAAAAATTGGATGTTTCTGGTCGTGTTGTTTGTGATTGGCATGATCGCGCCCATTTTTCTCTCGATCCAAAACTACGTGGCTTCCGTCGCTATCAGCACCACGTTTCATATGAACATTCTTGGCGTATCCTTTTTGTTTGCGCTTTTGGTTTATTTCATCATTGTGCGCGGCATTCCGTATTTGGCAAGGATATTTTTATTCATAGTGCCGTTCATGATCGTGGCTTATCTTGCTTTAGGTTTCCTGATTATTTTGATGAACGTGGAAAAAGTCATCCCGACCCTGGAATTGATTATTCGGCACGCCTTTTATGGCTCGGCCGCCATCGGTGGTTTCACGGGAGCAACCTTGGCCCAGGTCATTACGATCGGGGTATCCCAGGCAGTGTACACCAGCGAATTCGGCTGGGGCACTACACCGATTGTTCATTCGACGGCCAATGTCGACCATCCGGTAAAGCAAGGGCTGTGGGGTGGTTTTGAGGTGTTTTTTACAAGCATTGTGATTTGTGGAATTACGGCTTTCGTGGTGATTTTGTCTGATGATTGGGTTTCCGGACGAACGGGGATTGAACTGGCTTTGCATTCGTTTGAACAAACATTGGGGTTAGCGGGCAAATACATGGTGACGGTCATCATTTTCTTGTTTGCACTAACGTCGGCAAGCGGCTGGTATGTGAGCAGGGAAATAATGGTAAAACACCTGCTGAATAAAAAGAAGGTCGCTAAAAAACATGTACTGAAATATTTGAAGATATTTTGCGCATTTCCCGAATTTCTCTTTGTCGTCTATGTCGTCACTTTTCACTTTCCCGACAAGGATGTATGGTTGATGACAGGCATCATGACTGCTGTACCTACCTTTATCAACATATTTTTCCTGCTGGTTCTCAGCCATCAGTTTAAAAAGCTGTTGCAAGATTACAAAGCCAGATATTTGAACATCGGGCAGATTGACGAAGATGTCCGACTGTTTTATGAAGATAAGGGAATGGCCAGCGCTACAAAGACAATTGAGTGA
- a CDS encoding gamma-glutamyl-gamma-aminobutyrate hydrolase family protein, producing the protein MTKPLIGCTTYYVSAFEESKHRFVIAQDHFMSAIDDPESIHRAGGIPVPIPLIDDDSYLESLLDRLDGLMFIGGSDISPSFYGQPYKKGLGQINPARDQFEWKLLDKAVKRKMPIFGICRGLQLLNVYFGGTLVQDIERGYSTEINHAGYIGPKSSIAHKVKLSKEHVLYRCFGKEELDVNSFHHQVIERLGEGLEAIATAEDGIIEAIVHPQYPFLLAVQWHPEMMFQTDEEQLKLFMLFIESAKKRRIDMDNLCTSANR; encoded by the coding sequence GTGACGAAGCCTCTCATTGGTTGTACAACCTATTACGTCAGTGCCTTTGAGGAAAGCAAACATCGATTTGTCATTGCCCAGGACCACTTTATGTCAGCGATAGACGATCCTGAGAGTATTCATCGTGCAGGCGGAATACCTGTACCGATTCCACTCATTGATGATGACAGTTATCTGGAGTCGCTATTGGATCGTCTCGATGGCCTGATGTTTATTGGCGGGAGCGACATTAGCCCAAGCTTCTACGGGCAGCCGTATAAAAAAGGTCTTGGTCAGATCAATCCGGCCAGGGACCAGTTTGAATGGAAGCTGCTGGACAAAGCGGTAAAAAGAAAGATGCCGATATTCGGGATATGTCGCGGACTTCAACTTCTGAATGTGTATTTTGGCGGGACGCTCGTGCAAGACATTGAGCGAGGCTATTCCACGGAGATCAACCACGCCGGGTATATAGGGCCAAAATCCAGTATTGCTCACAAGGTAAAGCTTTCAAAGGAGCATGTTCTTTATCGTTGTTTTGGCAAGGAGGAGCTGGACGTCAACAGCTTTCATCATCAGGTGATCGAAAGACTCGGAGAAGGTCTGGAAGCGATTGCAACCGCAGAGGATGGCATCATTGAGGCGATTGTACATCCGCAGTATCCATTTTTACTGGCTGTTCAGTGGCATCCCGAGATGATGTTTCAGACAGATGAGGAACAACTGAAGCTGTTTATGCTATTTATCGAGTCCGCCAAGAAGAGGCGAATAGACATGGATAACCTTTGTACCTCTGCCAACCGTTAA
- a CDS encoding zinc ribbon domain-containing protein YjdM, with amino-acid sequence MSKLPNCPKCNSEYTYEDGSMLICPECSHEWTLQAEAEDSGEKVIKDANGNILQDGDTVTVIKDLKVKGSSSVLKIGTKVKNIRLVDGDHDIDCKIDGFGAMKLKSEFVKKV; translated from the coding sequence ATGAGTAAATTGCCAAATTGCCCGAAATGTAATTCCGAGTACACGTACGAGGATGGAAGCATGCTGATCTGCCCGGAATGCAGCCACGAGTGGACACTGCAAGCAGAAGCCGAGGACAGCGGCGAAAAAGTAATCAAGGACGCGAACGGCAACATCCTGCAAGACGGCGATACCGTAACCGTCATCAAGGATCTGAAAGTAAAAGGGAGCTCGTCGGTTTTGAAAATCGGGACGAAGGTAAAAAACATTCGTCTGGTGGACGGCGACCACGATATCGACTGCAAGATCGACGGGTTCGGTGCGATGAAATTGAAGTCGGAGTTTGTGAAAAAGGTGTAG
- a CDS encoding amidase domain-containing protein codes for MNLKKALKKTLIFTFLGTTLLTGQAFAAPEIMFTNKDSKINSDFDRRGAKKYVEKYAERPGNKKYANYGSNSDGGDCTNFVSQVLHEGGGLDLHGKVGYNRNTKDWYYYGPNVPKNTNDKKSRTSSWTGAHQFREHWAVVNGSGGEFAYQAKKYSVKDAQKNFRDIYNDLYEGDIVQYVNSAGRTVHSQVVHHFKDGEVYMAQHSLNDSDYTWGTDLPLSEWLDYGGAYVVTIKIKK; via the coding sequence ATGAATTTGAAGAAGGCTTTGAAAAAAACGTTGATTTTTACGTTCTTAGGAACAACTTTACTGACTGGACAAGCATTTGCAGCACCAGAGATTATGTTTACGAATAAGGACTCGAAAATAAATAGCGATTTTGACCGAAGAGGTGCAAAAAAATACGTTGAAAAGTATGCTGAACGACCTGGGAATAAAAAGTACGCGAATTATGGAAGTAACAGCGATGGTGGTGACTGCACAAACTTTGTTTCTCAAGTATTACATGAGGGCGGAGGTCTGGATTTACATGGAAAAGTTGGTTATAATAGGAATACAAAGGATTGGTATTATTATGGCCCTAATGTTCCCAAAAATACAAATGATAAAAAATCCCGCACATCATCTTGGACTGGAGCTCATCAATTTAGAGAACACTGGGCAGTAGTTAATGGTTCCGGAGGAGAATTTGCGTATCAGGCCAAAAAGTACTCAGTCAAAGATGCACAAAAGAACTTTAGAGACATTTACAACGATTTGTATGAAGGTGATATTGTTCAGTATGTGAACAGTGCTGGAAGAACTGTTCATTCACAAGTAGTTCATCACTTTAAGGATGGGGAAGTGTATATGGCTCAGCATTCGTTAAATGACAGTGATTATACATGGGGGACAGACCTTCCGCTAAGTGAATGGCTCGATTATGGCGGAGCATATGTTGTAACAATAAAAATCAAGAAATAA